A DNA window from Setaria viridis chromosome 2, Setaria_viridis_v4.0, whole genome shotgun sequence contains the following coding sequences:
- the LOC117843208 gene encoding uncharacterized protein, translating to MASASGLFATALVMALLMLSGTSHAARRLADDDTAPAAAPAAIVPGIPAVPKPPVPTVPAVALPPMPTVPAVALPPMPAVPAVGAVPAIPAATVPPMPAVPAVPAATLPPMPAVPTVPAPKVTLPPMPTVPKVTLPPMPVVPKVTLPPMPSIPSVPMPFLAPPPSA from the coding sequence ATGGCCTCCGCCTCAGGTCTCTTCGCCACGGCGCTCGTCATGGCGCTCCTCATGCTCAGCGGCACGAgccacgccgcgcgccgtctcGCGGACGACGACACGGCTCCGGCGGCCGCGCCAGCCGCCATCGTGCCGGGTATCCCTGCCGTGCCGAAACCGCCTGTGCCCACGGTGCCTGCCGTCGCCCTGCCACCGATGCCCACCGTGCCTGCCGTCGCCCTGCCACCGATGCCCGCCGTGCCTGCGGTGGGCGCCGTGCCAGCGATCCCCGCGGCCACCGTGCCGCCGATGCCCGCGGTGCCGGCGGTCCCGGCGGCGACCTTGCCACCCATGCCCGCGGTGCCTACCGTCCCCGCGCCGAAGGTGACGCTGCCGCCGATGCCCACCGTACCTAAGGTTACCTTGCCGCCGATGCCCGTCGTCCCCAAGGTTACGCTGCCGCCGATGCCGTCCATCCCGAGCGTGCCGATGCCGTTCTTGGCACCGCCTCCTTCGGCGTAA